The following nucleotide sequence is from Carassius gibelio isolate Cgi1373 ecotype wild population from Czech Republic chromosome A24, carGib1.2-hapl.c, whole genome shotgun sequence.
agCATTAGAACAATGAcgattgagtaaatgatgatagaatttaaattttggggtgaattattctattaaaagattttatttatttattctcatttAAATGTGCAACTTTTGTTGCTTAAATcgttttttttaattccataGTAATTGGATGTGTACCTCTCTGTAGATTGCCGATGGCCTCTTCATAATTCTCCAGCTCCAGCTGACACTGGCCCAGGAAAAAGTGTGCCTTCACCGATTGGCTGTCGAGCTCGAGGGCGTGTTTACAGTCGGCCAGCGCCTTGTCGTACTGCAGCAGCTTCACGTAGCACAGCGCTCTGTTAGTGTAGTACACGGCCACCGACGGGTTACGATTCTACACACAGCAGAAACACATTCAGTACAACACAACTCTCATCAATCCTACATGATCTAGATCCAAACCATCTCCAGCTGATGAGCTGAATGCATTACTGAATGACAAACATGCATCTAAATATTACATACACTGAGCACAGTTGAGCTGCTCAATATTTGTGCGTAAACTGTGATGGATTTATTAACAACTCTTGGTGACATTattatcttttgtaacattataaatgtcttaactatcacttttgataaatttaatacattcttgtgtattatatataaatcatatagcAGAATCCCAATAAAAGGGGTTCTTCTGAAAGGTAAATTAAGTCCATGACTTAAACACAGGCAAATGATTATTTACATATTCAAATGGAATGatttgattgaattactttgatATTCAACATAATACAATATTACTAATCACAATGttcaaattttctttctttttttcaaaagttggatgtcaaagattttttttttctatcaaacgCGCATGTAATTTTCAACAGTTTGATGTAAGGTATTATTCTTTTCTATCAAATGCACATATAAATCTGAACGGTATGTTGTCAGTATGATGGTTTTCTCTCCTGTAAACGGCCCTCTCGTGCTCCACTCACAATGGCTTTGCTGTAGCAGGTGGCAGCCTCCTGGTATTTGCGGCTGAGGAACAGACGGTTGCCTTGCTCCTTCAGCTCCTGTGCAGAGGAGCTTTTCTCCGGGCTGCTCGCCATCTTCTCCACGGGCTCTGCGGTGGCCGCTTCCCCCTGCTTCCCGATCCTGTTCCCCGTGTCTTCGGTGAACACCGTCCCGTCCCAGGGACACAGATACACTGCAAACCTCTCACACTGCAGggacacaccaaacacacacacatcaatctGCATGCAATAATACACATCTATAgcctacagaacacacacatctggACTCTGATCAGGCATTGACAGCTGTTGCAGATGATTCAATCGCCTCCAACTAAGTAGTGAACATACAACTCAAAGCAAAACCGAGACTGAATCATTAGAGTCGAGTCAAAGTAATGATTCATTTGAAACACATTGTGATTAGAAGAGAGACTCTGTGGAATGACACGTGACTGACACATCTGTACGACTAACTTACAGGCGTATTGGTCAACTTAATGCTGCCTATTTGACTTTACATTCCATAATTAAGAAGAAAGATATGTTTAATTTCACGCGTACCGGGTTTCTGCTGAACTGACGACTGTCGTTAGCAAACCGGTCGCGACGCTGGAGCGTTTATGATCGCTTTTCGATCCCTTATTCCGAATAAAACGCTGTCAGACTCATACTCCGACACGAACATGACATTAGGGTGACAAATCTCTGACGTTTTCATCGGCGATCGCTAAAAACACGACATTTCACTCGCGGGCGTGAGACGCTAGCATCATGTTTCGGTTGTTTTGACTGGTCCGTCACGGTGACGTTGCCGGATGTGACGATCTTACAGCTCGTCGCCAGCGTAATGACGCAATCTGTCGGAGACGTACAGAAATGTTGCAGACGCTTAAAccgatttacaaatgaggacaaaagATGCAATTAAAATCAAGAAaagatttgataaaaatgttacatatactactattattaataatattttttctaccggtttatattttataacaagttaattttaatatacaataatgattttgattataaaaaaacAGTAGTGATATGGATCCTTCACATGAATCTTTGATCAACTGTAATCGTACATAAAATGGAATCtaacttgaaaatgtaaaaattaaatgtattaataatgtgTATTTCACATTCAATTAATTGCAGcaagaaagaaacaaaatcaaaacattgtAACTATGGCTAAAATATTTTCAATACATTCATCTTACCAgtaattatttaacaaaaagtgACTTATCCAACTAATAACCTGAGGATGTACAAGTCCCTTCATTAACGACAAACACCATTTAAAAGTCATAAAAccatttaatgcactttaataagggcaacatgaaatcaaaacagcCTTATAAAAGATCATGTACAGAGTAAATCAAAGAATATGCCATGACGGATTCAGTTTAGATTGTTAAACTCCTACGCCTCTGCTACAGATACAAAGAGTCAGTCTCTAGGAGGAGTACTGCAGCTCTATTTAAAGAAAAGGGGATTTAAACTGACCTCAGAACATGCACAAATCCACTCAGGACAAATCCAAATCCCCCAAAACAACAGACATTATAGAGAGGCAAAAAAAATAAGTGGCATACATCtgatagaagaagaaaaaaaaaaaagaatacccttaactccacacacacacaaaatattgtcATTTCAACATTTGACAGTGAATCCGACAGGACTGAGATATTAAAGACTGTAATGAAACGGCGTGGGCAGTTTACTACGGACCAAGCaaacatgataaataaaaaaaagtgtatatgtaTGAGAGCGCgctgtgtgctgtatgtgtgtgtgttatggtagTGTGAGATGATTCAGATCTCTCCAGCCTCTCTGTCATCATGACGGCGAGACTCCGTCCTCCCATTCATCCCGTCTGATCTCCGCTCGGAGGAACTGCGCTTGCTGTCCCTCTCACGATCACGGTCCCGAGAagatctaacacacacacatacatcaatcCTCTGTTACTACGAGATCATGGagggtttgttttttttatggtgaAAAGCATAATTCATTTAAAACCACAAGTCAGGCTTTTCAAAGCTTGATTAGAGCGAGAGAGTATTAATTGTTATTACTTGTGTGAGTGTTCTCGGCTGTGCCGCGAGCGGGATCGGGATCTGGATCGGTGTCGTCGGCGTCTGTCGCGCTCTTTGGAGCGAGAGCTGGAACGACGTTTCTCCCTCGATGCAGAGCGGGAACGACGCTTCTCTCGCGATGCAGAGTGGGAACGACGGCGTCTGCGCTCTCGATCGTGGTCACGAGAACGTGATCTAGAAACACGAGGAAGAAGAAAAACAGACATGAACAACTGGTACATGCATGAGATTACAGAAATATTCTTGTTGCAACATTATGAATTAACCAGACATTGATTTGCATGTTTGTTATCAAGCTGACatgaaaataaatgctgaatgtaCAAGAGAATGAACAACTGACCTCTTGCGTTCTCTGCTACGTGACTTTGTCCTACAAGGAAAACCAAAGGAAtaattattttggtcaatattaaTTCAACTAATTAATCTTGCATGTATTcaatcctttaaaaacaaacttgcctttttAACAGTTTCTCTGAACTTTAAGTTTCAACtaacaaatgtaataatacatcatacaaatAAAACTTCAGATTCTACAAGATATTTCACAAAAATCAAGTGTCTTAGAAATGCATGAAGGTCGCATGAAAATACAGAatttataccaaaaaaaaaaaaaagtatttttaacggTGGATTTCCTTATATTTTAAATTCACTTATAAAAGGGTACAAAGGACTAGAGGAAGtacatgcacatttaaatatatcatagaaataataaataaagaactaGCAAACCAGACAAAGATAACCTCTACATTTCGCAAAAATTAGGAATCTTATAAATGGTCACATGAATATGTtttcaaaaataatgattttaacatataaatatattttagcatacacacaaacacacataaatgcaCTGGCAAACCTCACAAGATCATTTTAGATTCTACAGAATAATACACAAAAATTAGCAATCCTAGAAATGCACAAAGATCTTATGAAAATATATTCTCACTGCTTTTtcattttctcctctctctcccgCTCTTCCCTCCGCTTCAGTCGCTCCTGGTTTCTCCTCTCCTGTTTGTCCTGCACCGTTTTCTGTGGAGATTAAATGTTGCAATGTCATTTACTATTCGAGACCACTGATCCCCTCCGTATCCCTCAGAGTCGGTTCGACACGATACCTTCAGCTGTTCCAGCTTCTCTCTGATCTGAATGAAGCCCAGGTGCAGTTTGCCACCAAAGTGGTCAGCGAGACGCCGGTCATTGTCATGAAGACCTAGGTAAGCGGAGCAAACCTCACAGACGCGCAACTTCTGCTGCTGGAAACTGGAGGCGGGCATTGAGTTCCTGTACTCTTCCTGTGAATAAACCAGAGCAAATGAAGCTACAAGGAGAAGACAGACATCCAGAAAGCACTATAAACTCCCACTACAGTAAGATAGAGATTATAGCGGTGATAATGTATGTTGATTAACCTCAGCATCCTTCTTCTTAGCTCGGACTCTCTCAACCTCCTGAAGAACTGTCTGGGCTTCATCCACATTTCCCTCAGCGCCGAGCTGTTCAGCCTTCGCCAGCAGCTTTCCGATCTCCTCGTTCAACTCATGAACCTTTTCTGCctgccaaacaaaacaaaatgcaaatgagATGCAGATTGCACAACTGCATGAGCTCTTTAGATAATATAGAGAGTTGAATACACCTCATCTTATTCAATTTTCTCTATTTATTTAGACACAAAAGATCAGATTATTCATGAACTAACTTGAAAAACCAAAGTAAAGGAAGGGCTGCTcgattatgccaaaaatcataaaaacatggagatatgattgtttttttttttgttaacttccACTAGgtttattacagttaactaaaactatattaTATGTATTCCATCTAGTTGCAAAGAAAACATTTCGCCTTATGTCTTGATACTAatataacacaaaaaaaatactgtatttcaatGACAACTACAAAACATCTAGGGAAGAGCAAAGCACACTGTTGTAAGATGTGTGCAGTATTTATAAGACGACAAAACAAGAGCATTATTGTGAAATGCAATGCTGCACGCTTGTTTTATCTTGATTATCTTGTGTCCTATCATTAGAAGCTTTCCTAAggaaatatacacagtatacactcACTCCACCtcaatttaaatcatttttaaaatagttaAGTTCCAATGTCGCCAGGCCACTAGAAACACTGACTAGATTGAGACTCATCTGACTCCACAATATTCTATTTCATTTCTTGTTGCTCTGATATATAAATAATTCAAGTCCCATTCATGGATATCAGTGGATTTCTGGTTGACATTATCACACCCAGGGCTATATAAACACGTCATACCTTTGCGGCCACCTCGGCGCTGATCTCTTCCTGTGTCTCAGCCAGACGCTTCTTGGCCAACTCAGTCCTGCGGTCACAGTCGGCAATAAACGACTCCAGGTGATCCACCGCCTGCACAACACGACACAGATTCAGCATCAGAATTTAAAAAGCATTCACTGAAAACACCAGCTCGACTCACATCTAGTTCGAAGAACAGGTCTCTCTCTTTAGACGCGATCTCGTAGTCTGCTCTCAGCGCCAGGTCATGTATCTTAGAGCATTCGCCGAGGTCCATGCGCTACAAACACAGGGAAGAGACGAAGACTTCATCAATACGCTGCACAGATATGAAACGTTGACTGTTGTAATGTTTTCCCTCACCGTTCCAGAGAGGATGTCATGCGGGCAGCAGTTGAGCAGGTGCGATTTGCAGACGCGCTCGTCTGTGAATTTAACCCTCTGTCTCGTCTCATCTCCTGTAAGGACACAGCACAGAATACACATTCAATGAGaccacacacactctcgcacgtgtctcacacacacacagcgtccgCTACATACTGCTAACTTTGTGGCCAAGGGTCATAGCCCTGCCTGAAATCATGAGATCTGACATAACTTGTGTTTGACAGCGTCAGATATAATCTGCGCTAGACAGGAAAGTACAAGATTTCCTTTCATGGAGATATTTAACTTCCACTGACCCAAGGCCGGGTTTCTTTAACTGGCTCCTAAATAGAAAGGTCTAAAAATAAAGTGGTAGCATGTGATCTTGGACCAAACCAAgagtttttattagttatttattccaTACAGCCACCATATAAATAGACTGATGTTTTCTACGGTTAACTTTAGGACTGGGTGATAGAGCTAAACAAATTATAtcttaatgcataaaaaaagtttacaaagaTATAATTTATATGCACCCATAGTAAAACAAAATGCATGGCATTTTATTCAATTAACACATGAAAAAAGCCACAGGAGTATGAATAATTTGTAAAGGAATCAAACTTGCCCTATTCAATGCCatatctaccaaaaaaaaaaaaaagatcaaatcagACACATTACATTTGGAAAGTTTATTCCAAATGAAGCATTTAAGTCAGTGCATTATTATACAAGATGTTTCTAAACAGTATAAAGCCAGAAAACCACATCAAATAGGTTtaatatcacccagccctagttTGTATGATGCATCTACACTTTTATAACTTCCAATTGAGTGCAAAGGCGTCTGGGATAGCAGATCAGAGAGGGATGTCATGTTGCAGAGAGTCAGTAATAGCACTATCCCTCATGAGTGCATACAGAAATGCTGCATAATCTAATGTGCATGTTAAACCACAGTTGACCAAGTTGAAATAAGACATTGAGAACTAAAGTGAAAGGTTAATTGATACACACTGCGAGGTCTCTCCCATTCAGAACCCCTCCTGCGGTCCCAGCCTCTAAATGATTAAAGGGAAAAGCTTTTCTTGGCCAAACCTGTAATGAGGAAGTTGGGAATGATACAGAAGAATAAAAGTGAAGACGTCGGCGGAGGAATTTGAGTTTTCTTTCCTTTATCTTATTTTCTATCTTTCTTTTAAGTGAGATTTGAGGAAAGCCGCTGGGCAGACGCTTCGTGTCCTCTCTGCTCACTCTTACGTTACCAACTAGCGTGATGTGTGACACAGTTACTGCTGGAAAGCAAACAGTATTGGTTTTCATATTGATAACAGCTTTAAAAAGCATTGGTGACTCACGGCTCGATGAACATGAGGCTTTTCTGCAACTCCCTTGCAGATGTAGGCTGGCAAACATACACTGAACCTTAATGAATAGAATAAAGGGGCCACAATTGTTCAGTCTGTATGAAACAAATGTACGGGAAGCATATGAATTCATCTCAGCATTCACACAGACAGTCGCTTCATTCACACGGAGGGTGAGATTTCTTACAGCCAGTAAAACTCAATTTAACAAACTCAGAAGACCTTCTGTTGTTTACTCATCTTAAGCTAAATTCTCTTGAGCTGATCAAAATCATATCACATAATCTAAACGTAATATTTCCTCTTGGCACTGCTCCTTCAGATTTAATGCTTGAATCCATTTTTGgataaattattttgtaattatatgaAATCCAACTTGAGAGGTGACCAAAGAtgctaaatttaaatattatatatacatttatatacacataaacacacacacattcacacaaaaacctatgctgttttatatatttcatatacacacaaacaactcatacacacattttttgattttatatacatacacacatacatatacatacatatatatatacacacatacatttatatatacacatacatatatatatatatatatatatatataaaacaatagaatAGACTGACAATGCTGTCAACATTGTAAGACATCAGATAATTAATTGGCCTTGACATTATATTGGTCTAtcaataactttaataataataccaaCATTACTACTTTTAATAAGATTTCCAATTAAGTTACATAAACTGGTGCCTATATATTACTTATTCTTAATACTTAAGACTAAATCTAAATGAACTGttaatagttataaaaacaagactattttctaaactttttaataataataatgtatcggAGTATAACAAATGAATAAACTAAAGCGTCATTTCTAATAAAACGTCCTCCATTAGCATAGCATACGGAACCGTGACGTCATCACTCCCCTTCATGGACACAAACATTTAAACTGAAGCGTTTCAAGAGGAAATACTGCTGCATTTAGCTAATCCTAAAACTCTGATTTATATCTTAAAACATCGATTTTACTGTTTGACTGGGTTATTATGTTCTGGCCTGGGTTAATCTGAGCGCGCGGCCTTCAGAAATCGTCTCAGAGCCGTTAGCACGCGGCTAACACTCACCATCCCTCGACGTTCCCATCAGCTGATCCAGCAAAGCTCTCATCTGAGCCTGGGCCGACATCCTGAGACGATTAACTCGGTCGCCTCACAAAGGTGATGGTAATTTTACCctaaaaatgaaagtttaaaCAATCTGCAGACCGCTTCGCTGTGCTGTCTGTCGCCGCCGTCGCTCTCTCTACTCAAACGCAAAAACGGGCGAGCGACCAATCAGAGCGCGATACGCactcttaaagagacagtgcGTTTTTCCCTCCTGAAcacgatttttttaaatgtcattattacattatagtttttatcatatttttttaaaatccattttattCATCTTATTATTTTGTCCTTTTTAGAGGACGACAGGACTAAGTTATAGTCTATAACATAAATAGACATAAAAAAGCATCGCAGTATCGGCAAAAACAACGTTTTAGGTTTCAGGCAATTTTTTGCAAAACTTTGTGCAAAGACGATTCTCAACTATGTTGTGAAATACTATTTTACTTTATGCAGCATATGGGTAAAGTATTCATAAATTAGTATTCCCATTCTATACAATGTATCTATACATGTACTTTGCATATTAATTTGTTCTTGGGGCaaatcataatgaaaaaaaaatttaataatggaAGCAATAACTTGGCATCAGAAAAATTCacatttcatatgaatattgatatataatttcttgtTATGTTTCCCCAAAATGCCTAAATAACATAAATTTTGTCCTGGTGTCCTCAACAGAGGACATGTATGAAAATAATGCTCTGTTTCGTTTAACAAAAAGTCATATTCCGGTTTAAAACCCCACAACATTTTTCCaagattttttattgttgttgttttcttttatttttatgacaaacAATTTGAAATTTATCcaagtttaaattatatttactaaACATTATCATATAATTTGATAATTCTGCTGCCCCTTTGAGAGACCATTTTGGCAAACTGTATGTGACTTTATTGCCAAGAATATTGATGACcaatttgcattgttttttagatTTACTATTGGGTCTTGTGAAGGAATATAAAGATAAGTGCAATCAGGTTTctataatataatacttttaatTGCTAAATTCTATTTTCACAAAtgaaaattttcatttaaaaaaactgtttttatattttaaaagaaagaaatggaaCATTGTATTGTACCTATACGATTTtcaataaagcaaaatgtatatatatatatatatatatatatatatatacagtacagaccaaaattcagctttgcatcacaggaataaatatattttttatatattcaaatagaaaactattattttaagttgcaatttgtaataatatttcacaatatttgtgttttttctgtatttttgatcaaataaatgcaggcttgatgagcagaagaaacttctttcaaaaacataaaaatagtaatgtttccaaactcttggtctgtactgtgtatatatatatatatatatatatatatatatatatatatatatatatatatatatatatatatatatatatatatataatttatgttttataaatggtttaaattacattgattaaataataataatagtcttctaattaaatgaataacaaaaccaataacatacaaatataaagtaacatcaataatatttaatttagcatttacaacaaataatttaaactgatcttttaagtatttaatttttcaaatgtattttaatagtttttatttttagaccaaaataagtaattaaatttTTGCGTAATGTGTAAAATTAGTAAAACTCTTCCTCAACGAGCTTTCTCAATAATTTCCCAGTGCAGTAGGTAATTTCACACGACATcaatcatcttttttttattatttttttagttttggccCAGTTGTGCTGCCATACGCGGAAGTGTCGCCCACGCACCCAGCAGCGCAGGAGGATCTGTCTTTCACCAGGTTTGTTttgatcatacagtaatatgtTTTATCAAAACCATCGCCGTTTAGTTCATTTATTAGGTTTCTGTTTGGTCAACAAGTGACGCATGCTAATTAAAAGTTGAAGAGATCCACTAACTGAGGTTATTTTAAC
It contains:
- the LOC127945848 gene encoding putative RNA-binding protein Luc7-like 1 isoform X4; the encoded protein is MDLGECSKIHDLALRADYEIASKERDLFFELDAVDHLESFIADCDRRTELAKKRLAETQEEISAEVAAKAEKVHELNEEIGKLLAKAEQLGAEGNVDEAQTVLQEVERVRAKKKDAEEEYRNSMPASSFQQQKLRVCEVCSAYLGLHDNDRRLADHFGGKLHLGFIQIREKLEQLKKTVQDKQERRNQERLKRREEREREEKMKKQTKSRSRERKRSRSRDHDRERRRRRSHSASREKRRSRSASREKRRSSSRSKERDRRRRHRSRSRSRSRHSREHSHKSSRDRDRERDSKRSSSERRSDGMNGRTESRRHDDREAGEI
- the LOC127945848 gene encoding putative RNA-binding protein Luc7-like 1 isoform X1 — translated: MVQCMFASLHLQGSCRKASCSSSRDETRQRVKFTDERVCKSHLLNCCPHDILSGTRMDLGECSKIHDLALRADYEIASKERDLFFELDAVDHLESFIADCDRRTELAKKRLAETQEEISAEVAAKAEKVHELNEEIGKLLAKAEQLGAEGNVDEAQTVLQEVERVRAKKKDAEEEYRNSMPASSFQQQKLRVCEVCSAYLGLHDNDRRLADHFGGKLHLGFIQIREKLEQLKKTVQDKQERRNQERLKRREEREREEKMKKQTKSRSRERKRSRSRDHDRERRRRRSHSASREKRRSRSASREKRRSSSRSKERDRRRRHRSRSRSRSRHSREHSHKSSRDRDRERDSKRSSSERRSDGMNGRTESRRHDDREAGEI
- the LOC127945848 gene encoding putative RNA-binding protein Luc7-like 1 isoform X2, with protein sequence MSAQAQMRALLDQLMGTSRDGDETRQRVKFTDERVCKSHLLNCCPHDILSGTRMDLGECSKIHDLALRADYEIASKERDLFFELDAVDHLESFIADCDRRTELAKKRLAETQEEISAEVAAKAEKVHELNEEIGKLLAKAEQLGAEGNVDEAQTVLQEVERVRAKKKDAEEEYRNSMPASSFQQQKLRVCEVCSAYLGLHDNDRRLADHFGGKLHLGFIQIREKLEQLKKTVQDKQERRNQERLKRREEREREEKMKKQTKSRSRERKRSRSRDHDRERRRRRSHSASREKRRSRSASREKRRSSSRSKERDRRRRHRSRSRSRSRHSREHSHKSSRDRDRERDSKRSSSERRSDGMNGRTESRRHDDREAGEI
- the LOC127945848 gene encoding putative RNA-binding protein Luc7-like 1 isoform X3 is translated as MCILCCVLTGDETRQRVKFTDERVCKSHLLNCCPHDILSGTRMDLGECSKIHDLALRADYEIASKERDLFFELDAVDHLESFIADCDRRTELAKKRLAETQEEISAEVAAKAEKVHELNEEIGKLLAKAEQLGAEGNVDEAQTVLQEVERVRAKKKDAEEEYRNSMPASSFQQQKLRVCEVCSAYLGLHDNDRRLADHFGGKLHLGFIQIREKLEQLKKTVQDKQERRNQERLKRREEREREEKMKKQTKSRSRERKRSRSRDHDRERRRRRSHSASREKRRSRSASREKRRSSSRSKERDRRRRHRSRSRSRSRHSREHSHKSSRDRDRERDSKRSSSERRSDGMNGRTESRRHDDREAGEI